GTTCGTGGCGACGGACGAGGTGTTCGGTGGCGTTGGGGGAAAACTCGGGACGATTGCGCTGTGTGGGTGTGCTTCGATAGTGGCGCTGACTGGCCTTGAGTATGGTGCTGGTGGGGCACCAGCATGGGAGTTCGCGGCACTTGTTGTGCCGGTTGCGGTTGCTGGTGCAGTGGTGACTCTCCTGGTGAGTGTGCATCTCGGGTTTGGGGCCGTTGTCGGCTCTGGAGTCGTTGGTGTTGGTGCTAGTGTGGTCTTCCCACTGGCGAGTTCGGAACCAGCAGTTGGGACGATGCTCGCTGCCGTTGCATTCTGTGCGTCGTTTGTCGGAATGTCGAGCGTGACACGCCTCGAGATGCGCCACGTTGCACTTGCGGGTGGACTGTGTGGCCTCGTGTATCTCGTAACGATGCCGGCGTTCGACGGTGCCGGTGGAAAGCTAGGCACGGTTGCGTTTATCGCCTGTTTGGCGATGATTGGGGCGACCGAACTGGAAACGCACATCCGAACTCGTCTCGCTCGAGACTGACCTCACGGAACCGTCATGGGGACACCAGAACTGACGGACACTGGTCGGGATCAGTCGGCTGATAACGAGCAGGTTCCCTCGTAGGTTGCATCCTCAACAGATGTGATTTCGGGGTCATCACCACAGACTGGACAGGCTGGATTCTGCTTGATTTCGACCGGTTCGAAACTCATATCCATTGCATCGTACATAAGAAGGCGCCCCTCGAGCAGGTCACCCGTGTCGAGGAGGTATTTGACGACTTCGGTGGCCTGGATGCAACCGATGGTACCGGGGAGGACGCCGAGGACGCCGGTTGTCGCACAGTCTGCGACGGTGCCGGGTTTGGGGGCTTCGGGGAAGAGACAGCGATAGCAGGGGGGCCTCGAGTCGCCGGTACGAGCGTTCGAGAAGGTGGTGACCTGCCCTTCAAAGCGATAGATAGCGCCATGGGAGAGAGGGGTTTCGGTGAGGACGCAGTGGTCGTTGAGCAGGTACCGGGTGGGGAAGTTATCGCTTGCGTCGAGGACGATATCGTAGTCGGCGACGAGATCGTCGACGTTCGATGGGGAGAGGCGTGTTTCGTGTGTCTCAACGTCGATGTCTGGGTTGAGTGCGGTGACGTAGTCGGCTGCACTGTCGACTTTCGGGCGGCCGACGTCGGCATCTGCGTGGATAATCTGGCGTTGGAGATTCGAGCGTTCGACGGCGTCGTCGTCGACGATACCGAGGCGGCCGACTCCGGCTGCGGCCAGGTATTGGATTGCCGGCGAGCCGAGGCCGCCTGCGCCGACGACGAGGACGCTGCCCTCGAGGAGGCGTT
The Natronolimnobius baerhuensis DNA segment above includes these coding regions:
- the ubaA gene encoding SAMP-activating enzyme E1 → MSDLRLDATQLERYSRHVIMDEIGPDGQQRLLEGSVLVVGAGGLGSPAIQYLAAAGVGRLGIVDDDAVERSNLQRQIIHADADVGRPKVDSAADYVTALNPDIDVETHETRLSPSNVDDLVADYDIVLDASDNFPTRYLLNDHCVLTETPLSHGAIYRFEGQVTTFSNARTGDSRPPCYRCLFPEAPKPGTVADCATTGVLGVLPGTIGCIQATEVVKYLLDTGDLLEGRLLMYDAMDMSFEPVEIKQNPACPVCGDDPEITSVEDATYEGTCSLSAD